A window from Phalacrocorax aristotelis chromosome 5, bGulAri2.1, whole genome shotgun sequence encodes these proteins:
- the VWC2L gene encoding von Willebrand factor C domain-containing protein 2-like isoform X4 gives MEKLRRGMAVHIHEVWILLFVIPALVTPAAINHEDYPADEGDQTSSNDNLIFDDYRGKGCVDDSGFVYKLGERFFPGHSNCPCVCTEDGPVCDQPECPKIHPKCTKVEHNGCCPECKEVKNFCEYHGKNYKILEEFKVQTALQEPR, from the coding sequence ATGGAGAAGCTGAGGAGGGGGATGGCTGTTCATATCCACGAAGTCTGGATACTTCTGTTTGTAATCCCTGCTTTGGTCACTCCAGCTGCCATCAATCATGAAGACTATCCTGCTGATGAAGGGGACCAGACCTCCAGTAATGACAATCTGATCTTCGATGACTACCGAGGGAAGGGCTGTGTGGATGACAGTGGCTTTGTTTACAAACTGGGAGAACGTTTTTTCCCAGGACATTCCAACTGTCCTTGTGTCTGTACTGAGGATGGACCTGTTTGCGATCAACCAGAATGCCCTAAAATCCACCCAAAGTGTACAAAAGTGGAACATAATGGATGCTGCCCAGAATGCAAAGAAGTGAAAAACTTTTGTGAATATCAtgggaaaaattacaaaatcttGGAGGAATTTAAG
- the VWC2L gene encoding von Willebrand factor C domain-containing protein 2-like isoform X3, which translates to MEKLRRGMAVHIHEVWILLFVIPALVTPAAINHEDYPADEGDQTSSNDNLIFDDYRGKGCVDDSGFVYKLGERFFPGHSNCPCVCTEDGPVCDQPECPKIHPKCTKVEHNGCCPECKEVKNFCEYHGKNYKILEEFKILQAGTAPCPCRRVSPGDVVFSSMVPSFSKKMAEIF; encoded by the exons ATGGAGAAGCTGAGGAGGGGGATGGCTGTTCATATCCACGAAGTCTGGATACTTCTGTTTGTAATCCCTGCTTTGGTCACTCCAGCTGCCATCAATCATGAAGACTATCCTGCTGATGAAGGGGACCAGACCTCCAGTAATGACAATCTGATCTTCGATGACTACCGAGGGAAGGGCTGTGTGGATGACAGTGGCTTTGTTTACAAACTGGGAGAACGTTTTTTCCCAGGACATTCCAACTGTCCTTGTGTCTGTACTGAGGATGGACCTGTTTGCGATCAACCAGAATGCCCTAAAATCCACCCAAAGTGTACAAAAGTGGAACATAATGGATGCTGCCCAGAATGCAAAGAAGTGAAAAACTTTTGTGAATATCAtgggaaaaattacaaaatcttGGAGGAATTTAAG ATTCTACAGGCAGGaactgctccctgtccctgcagaaGAGTGAGTCCTGGGGACGTGGTTTTCAGTAGCATGGTGCCATCCTTCTCaaagaaaatggcagaaattTTCTAG